The bacterium genome has a window encoding:
- a CDS encoding CPBP family intramembrane metalloprotease — protein MLHFLAIILIILYHLTGQVLGMDYLYVAQIAFFLIPGVVYIITHRHSGPPKAEDPSLSFPSLKLIFKILLQMLAVSFIAMSLVTLTDYFFPIPEWILNMMPQDASFSNVRDVAFYALMPAVCEEFFFRGFYLNALLKKQSASFAVATATIVFGVAHLNPWFLPGLLVLGFYISRLYAKEQNLWLCILCHFFNNFVALWLLGFQQ, from the coding sequence ATGCTCCACTTTTTAGCCATTATTCTTATTATTCTTTACCATCTCACCGGACAGGTATTGGGGATGGATTATTTATATGTGGCGCAAATTGCCTTTTTTTTAATTCCTGGGGTTGTTTATATAATCACCCATCGTCATTCCGGTCCGCCTAAGGCGGAGGATCCATCTTTAAGTTTTCCTTCTCTCAAATTAATTTTTAAAATACTTCTGCAAATGCTGGCGGTTTCGTTTATAGCCATGTCACTCGTCACCCTTACCGATTATTTTTTTCCTATCCCCGAATGGATTTTAAATATGATGCCGCAGGATGCTAGTTTTAGTAACGTGCGTGATGTGGCGTTTTATGCGTTGATGCCTGCTGTGTGCGAAGAATTTTTCTTTAGAGGTTTTTATCTCAATGCGCTCTTAAAAAAACAGAGTGCGTCTTTTGCGGTAGCAACAGCAACCATTGTATTTGGCGTAGCGCATTTAAATCCCTGGTTTTTACCCGGACTTTTAGTGTTGGGGTTTTACATCAGCCGCTTGTACGCTAAAGAACAAAACTTGTGGCTCTGTATCCTTTGCCACTTTTTTAATAATTTTGTGGCGCTATGGCTATTAGGCTTCCAACAATAA
- a CDS encoding mechanosensitive ion channel family protein → MDASLQAFIANFKGLPPWVLHYGFPLSLILFLAVQRFVIRRIQKQITFFSSERLKILAGLKNPLTILILAVFIRLAGLVYKISGDWKDFFVLTPKILIFLAVAQTIKHALLTLITRVTKHNHSLSIYEAMLSVLVNVAIYSMLLIVVLDLFGISVTPLVASLGIGSAAVALALQKTLSDFISGLHLIMDKPISVGHFVRLDSGEEGLVEQIGWRNSRIRTMANNTVVMPNSKLADTTLVNFNMPEKELAVPVEVSVAYESNLEHVEKITLEVAEQTLTTHAHLTSSFKPLLRFHTFGDSGIGFTVVLRAREYGDQYIIKSQFIKSLHKRYEQEGIIIPYPQRVVWSKTTS, encoded by the coding sequence ATGGACGCATCATTACAAGCTTTTATCGCTAACTTTAAAGGCCTGCCCCCTTGGGTGCTTCACTATGGTTTTCCACTGTCGTTAATTTTATTTTTAGCTGTTCAGCGTTTTGTTATTCGACGTATTCAAAAGCAGATTACTTTCTTTTCAAGTGAAAGGCTTAAAATACTAGCTGGGTTAAAAAACCCGCTCACAATTTTAATTTTGGCTGTGTTTATACGTCTTGCCGGTCTTGTTTATAAAATTTCTGGCGACTGGAAAGATTTTTTTGTTCTCACACCCAAAATTCTCATTTTTCTGGCAGTCGCTCAAACCATCAAACATGCTCTTTTAACACTCATTACTCGAGTAACAAAACATAACCATTCCTTAAGCATTTACGAAGCCATGTTAAGCGTGCTTGTGAATGTGGCCATTTACTCCATGCTGCTTATTGTAGTGCTCGATCTCTTTGGTATTTCGGTAACACCACTGGTAGCATCACTGGGTATTGGAAGCGCCGCTGTAGCACTGGCTTTGCAAAAAACCTTGTCCGATTTTATAAGCGGCCTTCATCTTATTATGGATAAACCCATTAGCGTGGGGCATTTTGTACGTTTGGATAGTGGCGAAGAAGGGCTTGTAGAACAAATTGGCTGGCGCAATAGCCGCATACGTACCATGGCCAATAATACAGTAGTTATGCCCAACTCAAAACTGGCCGATACAACGCTGGTTAATTTTAACATGCCCGAAAAAGAACTGGCTGTGCCAGTTGAAGTATCGGTAGCTTACGAGAGCAATCTGGAACACGTAGAAAAAATTACGCTTGAAGTAGCCGAACAAACGCTAACCACGCATGCGCATTTAACGTCATCTTTTAAGCCCCTGCTTCGATTTCATACCTTTGGCGATTCGGGAATAGGATTTACTGTTGTTTTACGCGCACGGGAATATGGCGATCAATACATCATTAAAAGTCAGTTTATTAAATCGCTTCACAAGCGCTACGAGCAAGAAGGCATTATTATTCCTTACCCTCAACGGGTAGTATGGTCCAAAACTACTTCTTAA
- a CDS encoding RNA polymerase factor sigma-32 — protein sequence MAPKKSKKPDKKEEKRALPVPVTPAIVAEVEEKEPEEESENALVPIKADDSLPSRSDPLYAYMREVNRYPLLSREEEAEIVKHYLQHQDRESAQKLVTSNLRLVVKIAMEYRRAFTNVLDLIQEGNMGLMRAVIKYDPTKGTRFSYYASWWIKAFILKYLLDNFSLVKIGTTQAQKKLFYNLMKEKQKIEAMGFTPKAKLLSDTLNVKEKEVVEMEQRMGGRDMRLDAPNPHAEGKLNMDLFVPENDAATSAQATTEQNELKNILFKNLDEFVGTLKEKEQKIFSERLYAELPKTLQEIADEYGITRERVRQLEERVVDKLKNFFSEKGFEVDLTKGKK from the coding sequence ATGGCTCCTAAAAAATCCAAAAAGCCTGATAAAAAAGAAGAAAAGAGAGCCTTACCCGTCCCTGTCACTCCCGCTATCGTGGCAGAGGTTGAAGAAAAAGAGCCCGAGGAAGAATCTGAAAACGCTCTTGTTCCTATTAAAGCCGACGACAGCCTACCCTCCAGAAGCGATCCTTTGTATGCTTATATGCGCGAGGTCAATCGCTATCCTCTTTTATCCCGCGAAGAAGAAGCCGAAATTGTGAAGCATTATTTACAACATCAAGATCGCGAATCAGCTCAAAAACTGGTGACATCTAATCTCCGTCTTGTGGTCAAAATTGCCATGGAATATCGCCGTGCCTTTACAAACGTGCTCGACCTTATTCAGGAAGGCAACATGGGGCTCATGCGCGCGGTAATTAAGTATGATCCCACTAAAGGCACCCGTTTTTCGTACTATGCCTCGTGGTGGATTAAGGCATTTATTTTAAAATACCTGCTCGATAATTTTAGCCTGGTTAAAATTGGAACCACTCAAGCGCAAAAGAAGCTGTTTTATAATTTGATGAAAGAAAAACAAAAGATTGAAGCCATGGGTTTTACGCCCAAAGCCAAGCTTTTGTCGGATACGCTTAATGTAAAAGAAAAAGAAGTGGTAGAAATGGAACAACGCATGGGCGGGCGCGACATGCGGCTGGATGCCCCCAACCCGCACGCCGAAGGAAAACTCAATATGGATCTTTTTGTTCCCGAAAACGATGCTGCCACTTCAGCCCAGGCCACTACCGAACAAAACGAGCTTAAAAATATTTTGTTTAAAAATTTGGATGAGTTTGTGGGAACGCTTAAAGAAAAAGAGCAAAAAATATTTAGCGAACGTCTTTATGCAGAACTTCCCAAAACTTTGCAGGAAATTGCCGACGAATATGGCATTACCCGCGAACGCGTACGCCAATTGGAAGAACGAGTGGTTGATAAGCTCAAAAACTTTTTTTCGGAAAAAGGCTTTGAAGTTGATTTAACAAAAGGAAAGAAATGA
- a CDS encoding SDR family oxidoreductase, with the protein MSTKVAIVTGGIKGTGKEIIKQFIDRGVNIITIFRKDVESAEKFKKEMETSGVTVDVFQADMGVVEDVNKLFDFAKEKYGHLDYFIANAAATAFKPLADIKPHHVEKTFAITVTGFIVACQRASELMKGRKGKIVAISGYDTHTYLPRHGVLGAAKAAMETLVKYFGVELAPLGISVNAVNPGFLATQSTQIYMGPFYDKIKQANESITPMGGVTGGKEIADVVTFLCSEESRWICGQTIRADGGLSHIQPLALPED; encoded by the coding sequence ATGAGCACCAAAGTAGCCATTGTAACCGGTGGTATTAAAGGAACCGGAAAAGAAATTATTAAACAATTTATCGATCGCGGCGTGAACATTATTACCATTTTTAGAAAAGATGTAGAAAGTGCCGAAAAATTCAAAAAGGAAATGGAAACATCCGGTGTAACAGTAGACGTGTTCCAGGCCGATATGGGTGTGGTGGAGGATGTGAATAAATTATTCGATTTTGCGAAGGAGAAATACGGCCACCTCGATTATTTTATAGCCAATGCCGCCGCCACAGCCTTTAAACCTCTGGCCGATATCAAACCTCATCACGTAGAAAAAACTTTTGCCATTACAGTAACAGGTTTCATTGTAGCCTGCCAACGTGCCTCGGAACTGATGAAGGGTCGTAAAGGTAAAATTGTGGCGATCAGCGGTTACGACACTCATACGTATTTGCCCCGTCACGGCGTATTGGGTGCCGCTAAAGCCGCCATGGAAACTTTGGTGAAATATTTTGGTGTGGAATTAGCTCCGTTAGGTATAAGTGTAAACGCAGTTAACCCCGGATTTCTCGCTACACAATCCACTCAAATTTACATGGGCCCTTTTTACGATAAAATTAAACAGGCCAATGAATCCATCACGCCCATGGGTGGCGTTACTGGTGGAAAAGAAATTGCCGATGTGGTGACGTTTTTATGCAGCGAAGAATCCCGCTGGATTTGCGGCCAGACAATACGTGCCGATGGTGGCCTGTCGCATATTCAACCACTAGCTTTGCCAGAAGATTAG
- a CDS encoding hemolysin family protein, whose translation MPHFNVNSGTSLYLLLALLFIVMNAFFVAAEFALVKIRKTRLQVLVGERNRLAKIALGMVDNLDAYLSATQLGITLASLGLGWIGEPAFAVLVKGFLSTFNLNITDNTLHSVAFMSAFLIISALHIILGELVPKSLAIRTTEYICLAVALPMRIFYYVFFPFLWMLNGTANVVLKLIRLPMPTGSSHAHSEEELKLVVEDSFVEGAIESDQRTLLNKAIDFGSKTIGDIMLPFDKVVFLDLSESLNENLTRARDAGHTRFPVLSIDKTILGFVHMKDIIWSLENHEVINLYDLIRPLITFRQQVNIDEALKQFRRKKIHMAMVKNQHDVIIGIVTMEDIIEELVGEIEDEFDEEAAKAN comes from the coding sequence ATGCCTCATTTTAATGTTAATTCCGGTACCAGTTTATACCTCTTGTTGGCGCTCCTCTTTATTGTCATGAATGCCTTTTTTGTAGCGGCCGAATTTGCTTTGGTAAAAATCCGTAAAACCAGGCTTCAAGTTCTTGTGGGCGAAAGAAACAGACTTGCCAAAATAGCGCTGGGAATGGTGGATAATTTAGATGCTTATCTTTCAGCAACACAACTGGGCATTACACTGGCAAGTTTAGGGCTTGGCTGGATAGGCGAACCGGCCTTTGCTGTTTTAGTGAAAGGTTTTCTATCCACGTTTAATCTTAACATAACTGACAATACGCTTCATTCCGTAGCTTTTATGTCGGCCTTTCTTATTATCTCGGCCCTTCATATTATTTTAGGCGAACTCGTTCCCAAATCGCTGGCCATTCGCACCACCGAATATATTTGCTTAGCCGTTGCCCTGCCCATGCGCATTTTTTACTACGTTTTCTTTCCCTTTTTATGGATGCTCAACGGAACAGCCAACGTTGTACTTAAACTTATCCGTTTGCCCATGCCTACAGGCTCAAGCCATGCACATAGCGAAGAAGAATTAAAACTGGTGGTTGAAGATTCGTTTGTAGAAGGCGCTATCGAATCGGACCAACGTACACTTTTAAATAAAGCAATCGATTTTGGGTCCAAAACCATTGGCGATATCATGTTGCCCTTTGATAAAGTTGTATTTTTGGACTTATCCGAAAGTTTAAACGAAAACTTAACCCGCGCACGCGATGCCGGCCATACTCGGTTTCCCGTCTTAAGTATCGACAAAACTATTTTAGGTTTTGTTCATATGAAAGATATTATTTGGAGCTTGGAAAACCATGAAGTAATTAATTTGTACGATCTTATCCGGCCTCTCATCACTTTTAGGCAACAAGTAAATATAGACGAAGCTTTAAAACAATTTAGAAGAAAAAAAATTCATATGGCCATGGTTAAAAACCAACACGATGTTATTATTGGTATTGTAACTATGGAAGATATTATTGAAGAATTAGTGGGCGAAATTGAGGATGAATTTGATGAAGAAGCCGCTAAAGCTAATTAA
- a CDS encoding NADH-quinone oxidoreductase subunit I, translated as MAIVLKRKKLTLLQKLYIFEIFRGLAITMRHLLKNMFNPGKMMTYEYPEEKKPIDETHRSEHRLMLRPDNSVRCTACMLCATVCPAKCIHIEATEGKTADNEKFAEKYTIDLLRCIYCGFCVEACPCDAIRMDTGKPVDSYYHREDFVKDINYLKANHPPGKSPYSEGMY; from the coding sequence GTGGCCATCGTATTAAAACGTAAAAAATTAACTCTACTTCAAAAACTTTATATCTTTGAAATTTTTCGGGGTTTGGCCATTACCATGCGCCATCTGTTAAAAAATATGTTTAACCCCGGTAAAATGATGACCTACGAATACCCCGAAGAAAAAAAACCGATCGACGAAACACACCGTAGTGAACACCGCTTAATGCTGCGCCCCGACAACTCCGTCCGCTGCACTGCCTGCATGCTGTGCGCTACCGTATGCCCGGCTAAATGTATTCATATCGAAGCCACCGAAGGCAAAACCGCCGATAACGAAAAATTTGCCGAAAAATACACGATCGATCTCTTACGCTGCATCTATTGCGGCTTTTGCGTAGAAGCCTGTCCCTGCGATGCCATCCGTATGGATACCGGTAAACCAGTGGATAGCTACTATCATCGCGAAGATTTTGTTAAAGATATCAACTACTTAAAGGCAAACCACCCTCCCGGAAAAAGCCCTTATTCCGAAGGTATGTATTAA
- a CDS encoding TolC family protein: MKKILIFILLLVAPKTWALTLDDVIKRVANTHPAIAAKQFEAKATKAKKGAEAWLNDPQAMIEREEGRQTNYKISQEIPFPTTLITKNKSIGYEYKSKLGDLSETERTKIFEAKKTYYELVANQKQINHQSTVVASYDQLINSLKQQYETTADKKLPASGDMEKPSTMPISGMSDILMAKTKRAVAETNLHDLKHQKGFLEAKLNLLMGQPASKPLDALSEPPLKRLGKSDSELEQVLLNNNATLASLKWMVQKYKADQSLARQSVLPTVTPEWTYNKIDDEKNAQTFGIGFNVPLWLNRNASQMKVATLEKYKTQKEFEAKTLDLKTELYYLTNHAREHYSIINTYRSEILPTARSATNMAQTAFEVSLIPANNLMEKLVDYNEMAKMYWDMWADYQTEYALLEQLVGENL; the protein is encoded by the coding sequence ATGAAAAAAATATTAATTTTTATTTTACTGCTGGTAGCACCCAAAACCTGGGCCTTAACACTTGATGACGTGATAAAGCGCGTTGCCAACACTCACCCGGCTATTGCCGCAAAACAGTTTGAGGCCAAAGCCACAAAAGCTAAAAAGGGAGCCGAGGCCTGGCTAAACGACCCGCAAGCCATGATTGAGCGGGAAGAAGGCAGGCAAACCAATTATAAAATTTCGCAGGAAATTCCCTTTCCCACAACACTCATTACCAAAAATAAATCGATTGGTTACGAGTATAAATCCAAGCTTGGTGATTTATCCGAAACCGAACGCACAAAAATATTTGAGGCCAAAAAAACATATTACGAACTTGTGGCTAATCAAAAACAAATTAATCATCAATCCACCGTTGTGGCCTCATACGACCAGCTCATCAATTCTCTTAAGCAGCAATACGAAACGACAGCCGATAAAAAATTACCCGCTTCGGGAGACATGGAAAAGCCAAGCACCATGCCAATATCCGGCATGAGCGATATACTCATGGCTAAAACAAAACGGGCTGTAGCCGAAACCAACTTGCACGATCTTAAACATCAAAAAGGTTTTTTAGAAGCCAAACTCAATTTACTGATGGGACAACCCGCCTCAAAACCGCTGGACGCTCTCAGTGAACCCCCTCTTAAAAGATTGGGTAAATCAGATAGCGAACTGGAACAAGTGCTTCTTAACAACAATGCCACACTAGCCTCCTTAAAATGGATGGTTCAAAAATATAAAGCCGATCAAAGTCTGGCCCGGCAGAGTGTGCTCCCCACAGTTACTCCCGAATGGACCTATAATAAAATTGACGATGAAAAAAATGCGCAAACCTTTGGCATTGGTTTTAATGTCCCACTGTGGCTTAACCGCAACGCCTCGCAAATGAAGGTAGCCACTCTCGAAAAATATAAAACTCAAAAAGAATTTGAGGCCAAAACTCTCGATTTAAAAACAGAGCTTTATTACCTCACCAATCATGCACGCGAGCATTACAGTATTATCAATACCTATAGATCCGAAATTCTTCCCACCGCCAGAAGCGCTACCAACATGGCACAAACAGCCTTTGAGGTATCTCTCATCCCGGCCAATAATTTAATGGAGAAACTGGTGGATTATAACGAAATGGCCAAAATGTACTGGGACATGTGGGCCGATTATCAAACCGAATATGCATTGTTGGAACAATTAGTAGGAGAGAACTTATGA
- a CDS encoding efflux RND transporter periplasmic adaptor subunit, producing MKFFITFFILLGVFVACSNTTQTTAAQHDKQEIDHYTCPMHAQIHKDEPGTCPICGMDLVPVYKDSKSLDSANTPDINSSLMIAPDRQQLIGVKTTTVKKMDTFKNIRTVGSVAFDPELAVAIREYLELKNNFPDLAKSSKNRLKILGLSDSDINNLSAKTVTSYTLPASTTLVYATLFESDFPLVKPQTKAVVSLSANPQVSYEGVVTSIDNVVDSQTRQARARIQINTADVSLKPSANVNVDFKIPLGEQLIIPQTAVLDNGNQKTVFMVKDNINFYRHPIQTGDLAENNTVVVLEGLNEGDIVVDAAAFLIDSEAQLKGIGNSVHQH from the coding sequence ATGAAATTTTTTATTACATTTTTTATTCTTTTGGGTGTTTTTGTTGCATGCTCAAACACAACACAAACAACTGCTGCACAACATGATAAACAGGAGATTGATCACTATACTTGCCCCATGCATGCGCAAATTCATAAGGACGAACCCGGCACCTGCCCTATTTGCGGGATGGATTTAGTGCCTGTTTATAAAGATAGCAAATCTTTAGACAGTGCTAACACGCCCGATATCAATTCCAGCCTTATGATTGCGCCCGATAGGCAGCAGTTGATTGGTGTAAAAACAACCACGGTTAAAAAAATGGACACTTTTAAAAATATCCGCACCGTGGGCAGCGTGGCCTTTGACCCCGAGTTGGCTGTGGCCATACGCGAGTATCTGGAACTTAAAAATAATTTTCCCGATCTGGCCAAAAGCAGCAAAAATCGCCTGAAAATTTTGGGCTTAAGCGATAGCGATATTAATAATTTATCTGCTAAAACTGTAACAAGTTATACCTTGCCCGCTAGCACCACACTTGTTTATGCCACTCTTTTTGAAAGCGATTTTCCTCTCGTAAAACCCCAAACCAAAGCTGTGGTGAGTCTTTCGGCAAATCCGCAAGTGAGTTATGAAGGTGTTGTTACTTCCATTGATAATGTGGTGGACTCCCAAACCCGTCAGGCCAGAGCCCGCATTCAAATTAATACGGCTGATGTATCTTTAAAACCATCGGCGAATGTGAATGTTGATTTTAAAATACCTCTTGGCGAGCAATTAATTATTCCTCAAACAGCAGTACTCGATAACGGCAATCAAAAAACAGTTTTTATGGTGAAGGATAATATCAACTTTTATCGGCACCCCATTCAAACAGGTGACTTGGCAGAAAATAATACAGTGGTGGTGCTGGAAGGATTAAACGAGGGCGATATCGTTGTGGATGCCGCTGCATTTTTAATTGATTCGGAAGCTCAGCTTAAAGGAATTGGAAATAGTGTGCATCAACATTGA
- a CDS encoding CusA/CzcA family heavy metal efflux RND transporter, translated as MIEKIIEASAKNKFLVLAMTGILLFWAAWCLKNIPLDAIPDLSDTQVIIYSRWEKSPDIIEDQVTYPIVTALLGAPRVKSIRGFSDYGFSYVYVIFDDNTDMYWARSRVNEYLSKIVPQLPQGVKTEMGPDATGVGWVFQYALVDKTGKNSLADLRSFQDWNLRYKLQSVEGVAEVASIGGYEKQYQVNINPGKLLTYNIPLTTVVEAIRKSNNEGGGRVIDFSGREYMVRSRGYIQKIEDIENIVIGGDNGTPILVKNVANVAIGPDMKRGIADLDGEGDMVGGIVVMRQGENALNVIKRVKEKLDEIKPSLPEGTDLVVTYDRSDLILRAIDTLKHTLTEEMVIVSLVILIFLWHCPSAFVPIVTIPISVFLSFIPLYYMGITSNIMSLAGIAISIGVLVDGAIVEVENAYKRLEEWQNGGKKGDFHEVRLKALKEVGPSVFFSLLVIGIAFIPIFTLVDQEGRLFKPLAYSKNLAMLIAALLAITLDPAMRMLFTRMEPFRFKRHKRMEKVANTLLVGNYYPEEQHPVSRLLFKIYEPACLFVLNHKKKTLIAAGLLMLTTIPVFLHLGSEFMPRLNEGAILYMPTTMPGISIAEAEKALQMQDKILKSFPEVERVFGKAGRANSSTDPAPLSMVETTVVLKPQEEWPQKKRWYSFLPNFLTRSFQHIWPNHESYEELIKRMNEKMQFPGYTNAWTLPIKNRIDMLTTGIRTPIGIKIYGDDLSEIEKIGKQLEAILSPLKGTRSVYAERVAGGYFVDFNLKRGELARYGLTIDDAQMIVASAIGGENITTVIDGRARYPLNVRYARDFRSDLDSLGRVLVTTPNGVQIPISLIADITLNTGPSMIRNENGLLSGYVYVDTDQSDIGGYVEDAKKAVATITLPTGYSLSFSGQYENMLRVKERLILIVPLTLLCIFFLLYMNTKSIIKTSIVLLAVPFSLIGAFWLLYILGYHLSIAVWVGLIALMGLDAETGVFMLLFLDLSHKEYEEKGLIKNKQGLYDAIIHGAVKRVRPKMMTVMAAMMGLIPILYSMGTGADVMKRIAAPMVGGLITSFALELLIYPVLFALWKE; from the coding sequence ATGATTGAAAAAATAATTGAGGCTTCGGCTAAAAATAAATTTTTAGTACTCGCCATGACGGGCATTTTGCTTTTTTGGGCAGCGTGGTGCTTAAAAAATATCCCTCTCGATGCTATACCCGATTTATCCGATACGCAGGTTATTATTTATTCCCGCTGGGAAAAAAGCCCCGACATTATTGAAGACCAGGTTACCTATCCTATTGTAACTGCGCTTTTAGGTGCTCCGCGCGTAAAATCTATCCGCGGTTTTTCTGATTATGGTTTTTCGTATGTGTATGTCATTTTTGATGACAATACCGATATGTATTGGGCCAGAAGCCGCGTGAATGAGTATTTATCCAAAATTGTTCCGCAATTGCCCCAAGGCGTTAAAACAGAAATGGGGCCCGACGCCACCGGTGTGGGTTGGGTGTTTCAATATGCGTTGGTGGATAAAACAGGTAAAAACTCTTTGGCCGATCTACGCAGTTTTCAGGATTGGAATTTACGTTACAAACTTCAATCGGTTGAAGGGGTTGCCGAAGTGGCCTCTATTGGTGGTTACGAAAAACAATACCAGGTTAATATTAATCCCGGAAAACTACTTACCTACAATATTCCGCTTACCACCGTGGTGGAAGCCATTCGTAAATCAAACAACGAAGGTGGTGGACGCGTGATTGATTTTTCGGGCCGTGAGTACATGGTAAGAAGCCGCGGTTATATTCAAAAAATTGAGGATATCGAAAACATTGTGATAGGTGGCGATAATGGCACTCCTATACTGGTAAAAAATGTAGCTAATGTAGCCATTGGGCCCGATATGAAACGGGGCATTGCCGATTTGGATGGCGAAGGCGATATGGTAGGCGGCATTGTGGTGATGCGTCAGGGCGAAAATGCCCTTAATGTTATTAAGCGTGTTAAAGAAAAATTAGACGAAATTAAACCCTCCTTACCAGAAGGCACCGATCTTGTAGTAACATACGACCGTTCCGATCTTATTTTAAGAGCCATTGATACGCTCAAGCATACACTGACCGAAGAAATGGTGATTGTAAGTCTCGTTATTCTTATCTTTTTATGGCATTGCCCTTCGGCGTTTGTTCCTATTGTTACTATTCCTATTTCCGTTTTTCTTTCTTTTATTCCGCTTTATTACATGGGCATCACGAGCAACATCATGTCGCTTGCTGGCATTGCCATTTCTATTGGTGTGTTGGTGGATGGTGCCATTGTTGAAGTGGAAAATGCCTACAAGCGCCTTGAAGAATGGCAAAATGGAGGAAAAAAAGGTGATTTTCACGAGGTAAGATTAAAAGCATTAAAAGAAGTAGGCCCGTCTGTTTTCTTTTCACTCTTGGTTATTGGCATTGCCTTTATTCCCATTTTTACGCTGGTCGATCAGGAAGGCCGTCTTTTTAAGCCGCTCGCTTATTCCAAAAATTTAGCCATGCTGATTGCGGCACTTTTGGCCATTACACTGGACCCCGCCATGCGCATGCTTTTTACGCGTATGGAACCTTTCCGTTTTAAACGCCATAAAAGGATGGAAAAAGTGGCCAACACACTTTTAGTGGGCAACTATTATCCCGAAGAACAGCATCCGGTAAGTCGGCTCTTGTTTAAAATTTACGAACCCGCTTGTTTGTTTGTTTTAAATCACAAAAAGAAAACACTTATTGCGGCTGGTTTGCTCATGCTCACAACCATTCCTGTTTTTCTTCATTTGGGTTCGGAATTCATGCCGCGTTTAAATGAAGGCGCTATTTTATACATGCCAACAACCATGCCCGGAATTTCAATTGCCGAAGCCGAAAAAGCACTTCAAATGCAGGATAAAATTTTAAAATCGTTTCCTGAGGTAGAACGCGTCTTTGGAAAAGCAGGACGCGCCAATAGTTCTACCGATCCAGCTCCATTATCCATGGTAGAAACAACGGTTGTTTTAAAACCACAAGAAGAATGGCCCCAAAAGAAACGCTGGTACTCATTTTTGCCTAATTTTTTAACGAGATCATTTCAACACATTTGGCCCAATCACGAAAGCTATGAAGAACTTATAAAGCGCATGAACGAAAAAATGCAGTTTCCGGGCTACACCAATGCCTGGACCTTACCCATTAAAAACCGCATCGACATGCTCACAACTGGCATCCGCACTCCCATTGGCATTAAAATCTACGGCGACGATTTGAGTGAAATAGAAAAAATAGGAAAACAACTAGAGGCTATTCTCTCCCCCCTAAAAGGCACACGCAGCGTGTATGCGGAGAGGGTGGCGGGTGGTTATTTTGTAGATTTTAATTTAAAGCGGGGCGAACTAGCGCGGTATGGTTTAACCATTGATGATGCACAGATGATTGTTGCTTCGGCCATCGGCGGCGAAAATATTACCACGGTAATTGATGGCCGTGCCCGTTACCCATTAAACGTGCGTTACGCACGCGACTTTAGAAGTGATTTAGATTCTTTGGGACGTGTTTTAGTAACAACACCCAATGGCGTTCAAATTCCCATCAGTTTGATTGCCGATATTACACTCAACACAGGTCCGTCCATGATTAGAAATGAAAATGGTTTATTATCCGGCTATGTTTATGTGGATACCGATCAGAGTGATATTGGTGGTTATGTAGAAGACGCAAAAAAGGCAGTAGCCACCATCACATTGCCCACAGGATATAGCCTAAGCTTTAGCGGACAATATGAAAACATGCTGCGCGTTAAAGAACGCTTGATTTTAATTGTTCCCTTAACACTCCTGTGCATCTTTTTTCTTTTATACATGAACACTAAGTCCATCATCAAAACATCCATCGTTTTACTGGCTGTTCCTTTTTCGCTCATTGGCGCTTTCTGGCTGCTCTATATTTTGGGCTATCATTTATCCATTGCCGTGTGGGTTGGGCTCATTGCGCTCATGGGTTTAGATGCAGAGACAGGTGTGTTTATGCTTTTATTTTTAGATCTCTCGCACAAAGAATATGAGGAAAAAGGGCTCATCAAAAATAAACAAGGTCTTTATGATGCTATTATTCATGGAGCCGTTAAGCGCGTGCGCCCTAAAATGATGACGGTGATGGCCGCGATGATGGGCCTTATTCCTATTTTATACTCCATGGGCACAGGAGCCGATGTGATGAAACGCATCGCCGCCCCCATGGTGGGTGGGCTGATTACCTCATTTGCTCTTGAGTTACTTATTTATCCTGTCCTTTTTGCATTGTGGAAAGAGTAG